Proteins encoded together in one Bradyrhizobium sp. PSBB068 window:
- a CDS encoding GNAT family N-acetyltransferase: protein MALFRLPSGGPAALMPRGHGLLLRAPQMSDFPQWAQLREFSRAYLTPWEPIWPSDDLTRAGFRRRLRRYSEDIAADRSYPFIIFRESDGVMIGGITLANVRRGIVQAGTIGYWVGLPHAHRGYMTTALRVLLPSLFGELNLHRIEAACIPSNASSIRVLEKCGFTREGLARRYLCINGIWQDHLLFGLLHEDFRG from the coding sequence ATGGCCCTGTTTCGTTTGCCGTCCGGTGGACCCGCTGCACTGATGCCGCGCGGTCACGGGCTTTTGCTGCGTGCGCCGCAAATGTCGGATTTCCCGCAATGGGCGCAGTTGCGCGAGTTCAGCCGCGCCTACCTGACGCCGTGGGAGCCGATCTGGCCCTCCGACGACCTGACCCGCGCCGGCTTCCGCCGCAGGCTGCGCCGCTACTCCGAGGATATCGCCGCGGATCGCTCCTATCCGTTCATCATCTTCCGCGAATCGGATGGGGTGATGATCGGCGGGATCACGCTCGCCAATGTCCGCCGCGGCATCGTGCAGGCCGGCACGATCGGCTATTGGGTCGGCCTGCCGCATGCCCATCGCGGCTACATGACGACGGCGTTGCGGGTGCTGCTGCCTTCGCTGTTCGGCGAGCTCAACCTGCATCGCATCGAGGCGGCCTGCATTCCTTCCAACGCGTCGTCGATCCGCGTGCTGGAGAAGTGCGGCTTCACCCGCGAGGGCCTGGCGCGGCGCTATCTCTGCATCAACGGGATCTGGCAGGACCATCTGCTGTTCGGCCTGCTGCACGAGGATTTCCGCGGCTGA
- a CDS encoding F0F1 ATP synthase subunit B, translated as MAESHGEAKGQKAGAHTEAEGGHHGGAFPPFDSSTYASQLVSLAIAFVALYLIVSRIALPRVGGTIDARQNKIEGDLAEAQKLKDESDAALKAYETELANARANAQAIGNETREKLNAASEAERKALEEKLTAKLADAEKQIATTRTNAMSNVRGIAADAAGAIVQQLAGVTPDANAVNSAVDASLKG; from the coding sequence ATGGCTGAGAGTCATGGCGAGGCAAAAGGCCAGAAAGCCGGCGCCCACACCGAGGCCGAAGGCGGACATCACGGCGGAGCCTTTCCGCCGTTCGATTCGTCCACCTACGCCTCGCAGCTGGTGTCGCTGGCGATTGCATTTGTCGCGCTCTACCTGATCGTGTCGCGTATCGCACTGCCGCGTGTCGGCGGGACGATCGATGCACGTCAGAACAAGATCGAGGGCGATCTGGCCGAGGCGCAGAAGCTGAAGGACGAGTCCGACGCGGCGCTGAAGGCCTATGAAACCGAGCTGGCGAATGCGCGCGCCAACGCGCAGGCGATCGGCAACGAGACCCGCGAGAAGCTGAACGCGGCCTCGGAAGCCGAGCGCAAGGCGCTGGAAGAGAAACTGACGGCCAAGCTCGCCGACGCCGAGAAGCAGATCGCAACGACCCGGACCAACGCCATGAGCAACGTCCGCGGCATCGCGGCGGATGCGGCCGGCGCCATCGTCCAGCAACTCGCCGGCGTCACGCCGGACGCCAATGCGGTCAACAGCGCCGTCGACGCGTCGCTGAAGGGATAG
- a CDS encoding SGNH/GDSL hydrolase family protein produces the protein MRFAFPFRSHAGRSLRAVAALLLLAPLSVAPSRAQTGQADQHAALSSGAATRSDAARPDVGKPAAMAVDAASPQQPGIASQALDKVKQVARSAGDIFHRVPCHQPTGVPNTTGSLPHVAAKLAAGKPVVIIAFGSSSTQGYGSSAPEFTYPSRLAAQLRRQYPSADITVLNRGKGGEDAPEMMKRLQTEVIDMHPDMVIWQVGTNAVLRNLDPSETAKQVEDGVARIQADGADLVLVDPQYSPRVTERPESARGMVKLLGRIAALRHVGIFPRFEVMRDWHERQAIPINDFVIDDGLHMNDWGYACFAQLLGDDIIRSVGAIKIGVNVPADVRTYRPM, from the coding sequence ATGCGTTTTGCGTTCCCTTTTCGCTCTCATGCAGGGCGGAGCCTGCGCGCCGTAGCGGCGCTCTTGCTGCTCGCGCCGTTGTCGGTCGCGCCGTCGCGCGCCCAGACCGGCCAGGCCGACCAGCATGCGGCATTGTCATCGGGTGCCGCGACAAGATCCGACGCCGCACGGCCTGATGTCGGCAAGCCCGCCGCGATGGCGGTCGACGCCGCCAGCCCGCAGCAGCCCGGCATCGCCTCCCAGGCGCTCGACAAGGTCAAGCAGGTCGCCAGATCCGCCGGCGACATCTTCCACCGCGTGCCCTGCCATCAGCCGACCGGCGTGCCCAACACCACCGGCTCGCTACCGCATGTCGCGGCCAAGCTTGCCGCCGGCAAGCCGGTCGTCATCATCGCGTTCGGCTCGTCCTCGACCCAGGGCTACGGATCGTCGGCGCCGGAATTCACCTATCCGAGCCGGCTCGCTGCGCAACTGCGCCGGCAATATCCCTCGGCCGACATCACCGTGCTCAACCGCGGCAAGGGCGGCGAGGACGCGCCGGAGATGATGAAGCGGCTGCAGACCGAAGTGATCGACATGCATCCCGACATGGTGATCTGGCAGGTCGGTACCAATGCGGTGCTGCGCAACCTCGATCCGAGCGAGACCGCCAAGCAGGTCGAGGACGGCGTGGCGCGCATCCAGGCCGACGGCGCCGATCTCGTGCTGGTCGATCCGCAATATTCGCCGCGCGTCACCGAGCGTCCGGAAAGCGCCCGCGGCATGGTGAAGCTGCTCGGCCGCATCGCCGCGCTGCGCCATGTCGGCATCTTCCCGCGCTTCGAGGTGATGCGCGACTGGCACGAGCGGCAGGCGATCCCGATCAACGATTTCGTCATCGACGACGGCCTGCACATGAACGATTGGGGCTATGCCTGCTTCGCCCAACTGCTCGGCGACGACATCATCCGCTCGGTCGGCGCGATCAAGATCGGCGTCAACGTGCCGGCCGACGTGCGGACGTACCGGCCGATGTGA
- a CDS encoding insulinase family protein yields MSVEITKLPSGLTVVTDTMPHLETAALGVWAGVGGRDEKPNEHGISHLLEHMAFKGTARRSSREIVEEIEAVGGDLNAGTSTETTAYYARVMKADVPLALDVLSDILANPSFVPDELEREKSVIVQEIGAAQDTPDDVVFEHLNELCYPDQPMGRSLLGTAKTLKAFNRDTLRGYLSTHYRAPDMVVAAAGAVDHKRVVEDVAQKFSSFDATPAPKPQPAMFGKGGSKVVHRDLEQAHLTLALEGVPQTDLSLFSLQVFTNTLGGGMSSRLFQEVREKRGLCYSIYTFHAPYTDTGFFGLYTGTDPADAPEMMEVIVDVINDAVETLTEAEVARAKAQMKAGLLMALESCSSRAEQLARHVLAYGRPQTVEELVARIDAVSVESSRNAARALLSRSRPAVVALGSGRGLDTAVSFAEGLTKSKAKTLLH; encoded by the coding sequence ATGAGCGTTGAAATCACCAAGCTGCCGAGCGGCCTGACCGTCGTCACCGACACCATGCCGCATCTGGAGACCGCGGCGCTTGGGGTCTGGGCCGGCGTCGGCGGGCGCGACGAGAAACCGAACGAGCACGGCATCTCGCATCTCCTGGAGCACATGGCGTTCAAGGGCACCGCGCGGCGCTCCTCGCGCGAGATCGTCGAGGAGATCGAGGCGGTCGGCGGCGACCTCAATGCCGGCACCTCGACCGAGACCACGGCCTATTATGCGCGGGTGATGAAGGCCGACGTGCCGCTGGCGCTCGACGTGCTCTCCGATATCCTCGCCAATCCGTCCTTCGTGCCGGATGAGCTGGAGCGCGAGAAGAGCGTCATCGTGCAGGAGATCGGCGCGGCGCAGGATACGCCCGACGACGTCGTGTTCGAGCATCTCAACGAGCTCTGCTACCCGGACCAGCCGATGGGGCGATCGCTGCTCGGCACCGCCAAGACGCTGAAGGCCTTCAACCGCGACACGCTGCGCGGCTATCTGTCGACCCATTACCGCGCCCCCGACATGGTGGTCGCCGCCGCCGGCGCGGTCGATCACAAGCGCGTCGTCGAGGACGTCGCGCAGAAATTTTCCAGCTTCGACGCCACGCCGGCGCCGAAGCCGCAGCCGGCGATGTTCGGCAAGGGCGGCTCGAAGGTGGTGCATCGCGATCTCGAGCAGGCGCATCTGACGCTGGCGCTCGAAGGCGTGCCGCAGACCGACCTGTCGCTGTTCTCGCTGCAGGTCTTCACCAACACGCTCGGCGGCGGGATGTCGTCGCGGCTGTTCCAGGAGGTGCGCGAGAAGCGCGGGCTGTGCTATTCGATCTACACTTTCCACGCCCCCTACACCGACACCGGCTTCTTCGGCCTCTACACCGGGACCGACCCCGCCGACGCGCCGGAAATGATGGAGGTCATCGTCGACGTCATCAATGACGCCGTCGAGACCCTGACGGAGGCCGAGGTCGCCCGCGCCAAGGCGCAGATGAAGGCCGGGTTGCTGATGGCGCTGGAAAGCTGTTCATCCCGGGCCGAACAGCTGGCACGCCATGTGCTGGCCTATGGCCGGCCGCAGACGGTGGAAGAACTGGTGGCGCGGATCGATGCGGTCAGCGTCGAATCGAGCCGCAATGCCGCCCGCGCGCTGCTGTCGCGCAGCCGGCCTGCCGTTGTCGCCCTCGGCAGCGGCAGGGGTCTGGACACGGCGGTGTCTTTTGCGGAAGGATTGACGAAGTCGAAGGCAAAGACGCTGCTGCATTGA
- a CDS encoding penicillin acylase family protein produces the protein MNTDLNRVTRLLAAALCTAMLAAPATAREKPSALVSAREVKTDVAGLKAPGQILVDVWGIPHIYAGNEHDLFFLQGFNAARDRLWQIDLWRKRGLGLLAKDFGPAYAEQDKALRLFLYRGDMNAEWAAYGPKAKTYAEAFVAGVNAYVADVNAGKRPLPIEFRIAGTKPDLWSAEDVVRVRSHGLTRNVASEVKRALVACAAGLDADRFRVKLEPDWTTKIPEGLDPCSVPKGVLEAYDLATRPVKFAAPKDQKAALAHDPDRFLAEADQQRDTIGSNNWVIAASRTATGRPILANDPHREHSVPSLRYIVGLNAPGISVIGAGEPALPGISIGHNDTIAFGLTIFNVDQEDLYVYELNPDNPNQYRYGTGWEDMKVVHEKEAVKGEADRDLELKFTRHGPVIFVDADNKHAFAVRSIWFEPGTSAYFGSSDYMTAKSWTSFLGAMRRWGAPSENQVYADTSGNIGWVAAGKTPRRTSFDGLMPVPGDGRYEWQGFLSLDELPKLYQPKQGFIATANQMNLPADYPVNERRVGFEWSDSARWQRITEVLQANSKVTLADAMALQNDDTGMLARRLVALLRPLTSDDANVKKGLDLLKAWDARDAEDSAAAAVYEVWIANHLGPVLLKTTAPKAAELIAPEASSISAIIGYLEKPDAALGNDPAAERDRVLRDSLGAAVADVTDKLGSDASMWRWGRLHVAKFDHALMPLADKATAAQMQVGPLAFGGAANVPRAATYRRTDYHLTAGASFRMVLDVGNWDASRTINTPGQSGDPFSGHYRDLAPLWATGQYVPLLYSRGAVEAAAAEAISLTPR, from the coding sequence ATGAACACGGATCTCAACCGCGTCACCAGACTGCTCGCTGCCGCGCTCTGCACCGCGATGCTCGCAGCTCCCGCCACCGCGCGCGAGAAGCCGAGCGCGCTTGTGTCGGCGCGCGAGGTGAAAACCGACGTCGCCGGGTTGAAGGCGCCGGGCCAGATCCTGGTCGACGTCTGGGGTATCCCGCACATCTATGCCGGCAACGAGCACGACCTGTTCTTCCTGCAGGGCTTCAACGCCGCGCGCGACCGGCTCTGGCAGATCGATCTCTGGCGCAAGCGCGGGCTCGGCCTGCTGGCGAAAGACTTCGGCCCCGCTTATGCCGAGCAGGACAAGGCGCTGCGCCTGTTCCTCTATCGCGGCGACATGAATGCGGAATGGGCCGCCTATGGCCCGAAGGCGAAAACCTATGCCGAGGCGTTCGTCGCCGGCGTCAACGCCTATGTTGCCGACGTCAACGCGGGCAAGCGTCCGCTGCCGATCGAGTTTCGGATCGCCGGGACGAAGCCGGACCTGTGGTCAGCGGAGGATGTCGTGCGCGTGCGTAGCCACGGACTAACGCGCAACGTCGCCTCCGAGGTGAAGCGCGCACTGGTCGCCTGCGCCGCAGGACTCGATGCCGATCGCTTCCGCGTCAAGCTGGAGCCGGACTGGACCACGAAGATTCCCGAGGGGCTCGATCCCTGCAGCGTGCCGAAAGGCGTGCTCGAGGCCTACGACCTCGCCACGCGCCCGGTGAAGTTCGCCGCGCCGAAGGACCAGAAGGCGGCGCTGGCGCATGATCCCGACCGGTTTTTGGCCGAGGCCGACCAGCAGCGCGACACCATCGGCTCCAACAACTGGGTGATCGCGGCGTCGCGCACCGCGACCGGACGTCCGATCCTCGCCAACGATCCGCATCGCGAGCATTCGGTGCCGTCGCTGCGCTACATCGTCGGCCTCAACGCGCCCGGCATCTCGGTGATCGGCGCCGGCGAGCCGGCTTTGCCGGGCATCTCGATCGGCCACAACGATACCATCGCGTTCGGTCTCACCATCTTCAACGTCGACCAGGAAGACCTCTACGTCTACGAGCTCAACCCTGACAATCCGAACCAGTACCGCTACGGCACGGGCTGGGAGGACATGAAGGTCGTGCATGAGAAGGAAGCGGTGAAGGGCGAGGCCGACCGCGACCTCGAGCTGAAGTTCACCCGCCACGGCCCGGTGATCTTCGTCGACGCCGACAACAAGCACGCGTTCGCGGTGCGCTCGATCTGGTTCGAGCCAGGCACCTCGGCCTATTTCGGCTCGTCCGACTACATGACCGCGAAGTCGTGGACCAGCTTCCTCGGCGCGATGCGGCGCTGGGGCGCGCCGTCGGAGAACCAGGTCTACGCCGACACGTCAGGCAATATCGGCTGGGTCGCGGCCGGCAAGACGCCGCGCCGCACCAGCTTCGACGGCCTGATGCCGGTGCCGGGCGACGGTCGTTACGAGTGGCAGGGTTTCCTGTCGCTCGATGAATTGCCGAAGCTGTACCAGCCGAAGCAGGGCTTTATTGCCACCGCCAACCAGATGAACCTGCCGGCGGATTATCCGGTGAACGAGCGCCGGGTCGGCTTCGAGTGGTCCGACAGCGCGCGCTGGCAGCGCATCACCGAGGTGCTGCAGGCCAACAGCAAGGTGACGCTGGCAGATGCGATGGCGTTGCAGAACGACGACACCGGTATGCTCGCGCGGCGCCTCGTCGCGCTTTTGAGGCCGCTCACGTCGGACGATGCCAACGTCAAGAAGGGTCTCGACCTGCTCAAGGCCTGGGATGCGCGCGACGCCGAGGACAGCGCCGCGGCTGCTGTCTATGAAGTGTGGATCGCAAACCACCTCGGCCCGGTGCTGCTTAAGACCACGGCGCCGAAAGCGGCCGAGCTGATCGCGCCGGAGGCTTCCAGCATTTCCGCCATCATCGGCTATCTCGAAAAGCCCGACGCTGCGCTCGGCAACGATCCGGCAGCGGAGCGCGACCGCGTGCTGCGCGACAGCCTCGGCGCGGCCGTCGCCGATGTCACCGACAAGCTCGGGAGCGATGCGTCCATGTGGCGCTGGGGCCGGTTGCACGTCGCCAAGTTCGACCACGCGCTGATGCCGCTCGCCGACAAGGCAACCGCGGCGCAGATGCAGGTCGGCCCGCTCGCCTTCGGCGGCGCCGCCAATGTGCCGCGCGCCGCCACTTATCGCCGCACCGACTATCATCTCACCGCGGGCGCCTCGTTCCGCATGGTGCTCGATGTCGGCAATTGGGATGCGAGCCGCACCATCAACACGCCAGGCCAATCCGGCGATCCCTTCAGCGGCCACTACCGCGACCTCGCCCCGCTCTGGGCGACGGGGCAGTATGTCCCGCTGCTCTACAGCCGCGGCGCGGTGGAAGCCGCAGCCGCCGAGGCGATCTCGCTGACGCCGAGGTGA
- a CDS encoding threonine synthase encodes MTRYISTRGEAPVLGFCDVMLTGLARDGGLYVPETWPQLSHETIAGLFGRPYWEVAVEIIRPFAAGEISDAELGRMANEAYATFRHPAVVPLDQVGPNQFLLELFHGPTLAFKDVAMQLISRLMDHVLAKRAQRTTIVVATSGDTGGAAVEAFANLDNVDLVVLFPNGRISEVQRRMMTTTGAANVHALAIEGTFDDCQALVKEMFNNHRFRDAVALSGVNSINWARIVAQVVYYFTSAVALGSPARTVDFTVPTGNFGDIFAGYVAKRMGLPIRWLRIAANVNDILPRTLKTGNYEVREVHATASPSMDIQVSSNFERLLFEASGRDADQVRRLMASLKQSGRFVLPDATLAAVRRDFDAGRADETETAAAIRAAWREAGDLVDPHTAVALAVADRDTSDSRVPNIVLSTAHAAKFPDAVEAACGVRPQLPAWLGGLMTKSEQMTVMKNDSAEVERFVLSVSRAAKQGVA; translated from the coding sequence TTGACGCGATATATTTCGACCAGGGGTGAGGCCCCGGTGCTTGGCTTCTGCGATGTGATGCTGACCGGGCTCGCCCGCGACGGCGGGCTCTACGTGCCCGAGACCTGGCCGCAGCTGTCGCATGAGACCATCGCCGGCTTGTTCGGCCGTCCCTATTGGGAGGTCGCGGTCGAGATCATCAGGCCGTTTGCCGCCGGCGAGATTTCCGATGCCGAGCTCGGCCGTATGGCCAACGAAGCCTATGCCACGTTCCGGCATCCTGCGGTGGTGCCGCTCGACCAGGTCGGGCCGAACCAGTTCCTGCTCGAGCTGTTCCACGGGCCGACCCTAGCGTTCAAGGACGTCGCGATGCAGCTGATCTCGCGGCTGATGGATCATGTGCTGGCCAAGCGGGCGCAGCGCACCACCATCGTGGTCGCAACCTCGGGCGATACCGGCGGCGCCGCGGTCGAAGCTTTTGCCAATCTCGACAATGTCGACCTCGTGGTGCTGTTCCCGAACGGGCGCATCTCCGAGGTGCAGCGCCGCATGATGACGACGACCGGCGCTGCCAACGTCCATGCGCTGGCGATCGAAGGCACATTCGACGATTGCCAGGCGCTGGTGAAGGAGATGTTCAACAACCATCGCTTCCGCGACGCGGTGGCGCTGTCCGGCGTCAACTCGATCAACTGGGCGCGCATCGTGGCGCAGGTGGTGTATTATTTCACCTCGGCGGTGGCGCTCGGTTCGCCCGCGCGCACCGTCGACTTCACGGTGCCGACCGGCAATTTCGGCGACATCTTCGCCGGCTATGTGGCGAAGCGCATGGGGCTGCCGATCCGCTGGCTGCGCATCGCGGCCAACGTCAACGACATCCTGCCGCGCACGCTGAAGACCGGCAATTACGAGGTGCGCGAGGTTCACGCCACGGCATCGCCGTCGATGGACATCCAGGTGTCGTCGAATTTCGAGCGGCTCTTGTTCGAGGCGTCTGGCCGCGACGCCGACCAGGTCCGCCGCCTGATGGCTTCGCTGAAGCAGTCCGGCCGCTTCGTGCTCCCTGATGCGACGCTGGCCGCGGTGCGCCGCGATTTCGACGCCGGCCGCGCCGACGAGACCGAGACGGCGGCGGCGATCCGTGCCGCCTGGCGCGAGGCGGGCGACCTGGTCGATCCGCACACCGCAGTGGCGCTCGCGGTGGCCGATCGCGACACCTCCGACTCGAGGGTTCCGAACATCGTGCTGTCGACCGCGCATGCGGCCAAGTTCCCCGATGCGGTCGAGGCCGCCTGCGGGGTGCGTCCGCAACTGCCGGCCTGGCTCGGAGGGTTGATGACGAAATCAGAACAGATGACGGTCATGAAGAATGATTCCGCCGAGGTCGAGCGCTTCGTGCTGTCGGTCAGCCGTGCCGCCAAGCAGGGAGTTGCCTGA
- the glpK gene encoding glycerol kinase GlpK: MSFVLAIDQGTTSSRAMVFRGDISIAAVAQQEFPQHFPASGWVEHEPDDIWTSTVMVCREALEKAGLKAKDIAAIGITNQRETTVVWDRATGQAVHRAIVWQDRRTADICARLKAEGHEPVISAKTGLIIDPYFSGTKVAWILDHVPGARERAERGELLFGTIDCYLLWRLTGGRVHATDATNASRTLLFNIHTGVWDDDLINLLRVPRSMLPEVKDSSARFGESTADLFGGPIAISGIAGDQQAATIGQACFEPGMMKSTYGTGCFALLNTGTTPVASKNKLLTTIAYQLGGQRTYALEGSIFVAGSAVQWLRDGLGIIKHAAETGPLADKSDSMQSVYLVPAFVGMGAPYWNPRVRGALFGLTRNTGPAELAHATLESVCYQTFDLWAAMRTDWPEANAANTVLRVDGGMTASDWTMQRLADLLNAPVDRPMIQETTALGAAYLAGLEAGVYPEPAKFADNWRLEHRFRPAMSEATRERKLAGWARAVKGVLASDEGE; this comes from the coding sequence ATGTCTTTCGTGCTGGCCATCGATCAGGGCACCACATCGTCGCGCGCCATGGTGTTTCGCGGCGACATCTCCATTGCCGCGGTCGCGCAGCAGGAGTTTCCGCAGCATTTCCCGGCTTCCGGCTGGGTCGAGCACGAGCCGGACGACATCTGGACCTCGACCGTGATGGTGTGCCGCGAGGCGCTGGAAAAGGCCGGCCTGAAGGCCAAGGACATCGCCGCGATCGGCATCACCAACCAGCGCGAGACCACCGTGGTGTGGGACCGCGCCACGGGGCAGGCCGTGCACCGCGCCATCGTCTGGCAGGACCGCCGCACCGCCGACATCTGCGCAAGACTCAAGGCCGAGGGCCATGAGCCTGTGATCTCGGCCAAGACCGGTCTCATTATCGATCCCTATTTCTCGGGGACGAAAGTCGCCTGGATTCTCGATCACGTGCCGGGTGCGCGCGAGCGCGCCGAACGCGGCGAGCTGTTGTTCGGCACCATCGATTGTTACCTGCTATGGCGGCTCACCGGCGGCCGGGTGCACGCGACAGACGCCACCAACGCCTCGCGCACGCTGCTGTTCAACATCCACACCGGCGTGTGGGATGACGACCTCATCAACCTCCTGCGCGTGCCGCGCTCGATGCTCCCGGAGGTGAAGGATTCCTCCGCCCGGTTCGGCGAGAGCACGGCGGATCTGTTCGGCGGCCCGATCGCGATCTCCGGGATTGCCGGCGACCAGCAGGCCGCGACCATCGGCCAGGCCTGCTTCGAGCCCGGCATGATGAAGTCGACCTACGGCACCGGCTGTTTTGCCTTGCTCAACACCGGCACCACGCCGGTGGCCTCGAAGAACAAGCTGCTGACGACGATTGCCTATCAGCTCGGCGGCCAGCGCACCTACGCGCTCGAAGGCTCGATCTTCGTCGCCGGCTCCGCGGTGCAGTGGCTGCGCGACGGGCTCGGCATCATCAAGCACGCCGCCGAGACCGGCCCGCTTGCCGACAAATCCGACTCGATGCAGAGCGTCTATCTGGTGCCGGCCTTCGTCGGCATGGGCGCGCCATACTGGAATCCGCGCGTACGCGGCGCGCTGTTCGGGCTGACCCGCAACACCGGCCCGGCCGAGCTCGCGCATGCGACCCTTGAGAGCGTCTGCTACCAGACCTTCGATCTGTGGGCTGCGATGCGCACCGACTGGCCCGAGGCCAACGCCGCCAACACCGTGCTGCGCGTCGACGGCGGCATGACCGCATCCGATTGGACCATGCAACGGCTCGCCGACCTGCTCAACGCGCCGGTCGACCGCCCGATGATCCAGGAGACCACGGCGCTGGGCGCGGCCTATCTCGCCGGCCTCGAGGCCGGCGTCTACCCGGAGCCGGCGAAGTTCGCCGACAATTGGCGGCTCGAGCACCGCTTCAGGCCGGCGATGAGCGAGGCGACCCGCGAGCGCAAGCTCGCCGGCTGGGCGCGCGCCGTGAAGGGCGTGCTGGCGAGCGACGAGGGGGAGTAG
- a CDS encoding GNAT family N-acetyltransferase — protein sequence MLLPDGYSDIPHGKVAAVVTHLEMTARPPMRDDPPGAWRLRKVEPPALDWYRDLYRRVGEEWLWFTRSGLDDADLAGRIHAPGVELYGLVVDSQDEGLLELDFSVDGECQLLYFGVTAKFIGTGAARFLMNRALEIAWSRDVGRVWVHTCTFDHPSAVAFYQRSGFRAFKRQIEVADDPRLNGKLPRDAARHVPVIA from the coding sequence ATGCTGCTGCCCGACGGTTACTCCGACATTCCCCACGGCAAGGTCGCCGCCGTCGTCACGCATCTGGAAATGACTGCGCGCCCGCCGATGCGCGATGATCCGCCCGGCGCGTGGCGCCTACGCAAGGTCGAGCCGCCCGCGCTCGACTGGTATCGCGATCTCTACCGCCGCGTCGGCGAGGAATGGCTGTGGTTTACCCGCAGCGGGCTCGATGACGCCGATCTCGCCGGGCGCATTCACGCGCCCGGGGTCGAGCTCTACGGGCTGGTCGTCGATAGCCAGGATGAAGGCCTGCTTGAGCTCGACTTCAGCGTGGACGGCGAATGCCAGCTGCTCTATTTCGGCGTCACCGCAAAATTCATCGGCACCGGCGCCGCGCGCTTCCTGATGAACCGCGCGCTGGAGATCGCCTGGTCGCGCGATGTCGGCCGCGTCTGGGTGCACACCTGCACCTTCGATCATCCCTCAGCGGTCGCGTTCTACCAGCGCTCCGGCTTCCGCGCGTTCAAGCGGCAGATCGAGGTGGCGGATGATCCGAGGCTCAATGGCAAACTGCCGCGCGATGCGGCGAGGCATGTGCCGGTGATTGCATAG
- a CDS encoding glutathione S-transferase family protein, which translates to MFLIGQYDSPFVRRTAIALRLYGLPFEHKPWSTFGDAEQVAAYNPVQRVPTLVLDDGEALIESSAILDYLDELVGPDKAMIARSGIERRRHLRIMALATGLADKAVSLVYERVLRKEQLKLWVERCEGQISRVLAVLDQERAAVPTPYWLGDRIGHADIAVACALRFTREAHPHLFDARYPALQAHAARCEALPPFQEIVQPLAPPKG; encoded by the coding sequence ATGTTCCTGATCGGCCAGTACGACTCGCCCTTCGTCCGCCGCACCGCGATCGCGCTGCGGCTTTATGGATTGCCGTTCGAGCACAAGCCGTGGTCGACCTTCGGCGATGCGGAGCAGGTTGCGGCCTATAATCCGGTGCAGCGGGTGCCGACGCTGGTGCTGGACGACGGCGAGGCGCTGATCGAGAGCAGCGCGATCCTGGATTATCTCGACGAGTTGGTCGGGCCGGACAAGGCGATGATTGCACGCTCAGGCATCGAGCGGCGCCGGCATCTGCGCATCATGGCGCTGGCGACCGGGCTCGCCGACAAGGCGGTGAGCCTGGTCTACGAGCGCGTGCTGCGCAAGGAGCAGCTCAAGCTCTGGGTCGAGCGCTGCGAGGGACAGATCTCCCGCGTGCTCGCGGTGCTGGATCAGGAGCGCGCGGCGGTGCCGACGCCATATTGGCTCGGCGATCGTATCGGTCACGCCGACATCGCCGTGGCCTGCGCGCTGCGCTTCACCCGCGAGGCGCATCCGCATCTGTTCGACGCGCGCTATCCGGCGCTGCAGGCGCACGCCGCGCGCTGCGAGGCGCTGCCGCCGTTCCAGGAGATCGTGCAGCCGCTGGCGCCGCCGAAGGGGTAG
- a CDS encoding ATP F0F1 synthase subunit B (Produces ATP from ADP in the presence of a proton gradient across the membrane. Subunit B is part of the membrane proton channel.), whose translation MFYEPETWVAIAFVILLVVFGYLGVHRTLLTALDHRAERIKAELEDARRLKDEANKLLGEYKARRASAEREAQDIISSAKAEAERIAAEAKTKMEDFVARRTKTAESKIAQAEAQAVADVRAAAANAAVTAASTILSQSVKGSVADDLVGKGIAEVRSKLN comes from the coding sequence ATGTTTTACGAACCGGAAACCTGGGTTGCGATCGCCTTCGTCATTCTGCTGGTCGTCTTCGGCTATCTCGGTGTCCATCGCACCCTGCTGACGGCGCTCGACCACCGTGCCGAGCGCATCAAGGCCGAGCTGGAGGACGCCCGCCGTCTGAAGGACGAGGCCAACAAGCTGCTCGGCGAGTACAAGGCGCGCCGCGCCAGCGCCGAGCGCGAGGCCCAGGACATCATCTCCAGCGCCAAGGCCGAAGCCGAGCGGATCGCGGCTGAAGCCAAGACCAAGATGGAAGATTTTGTCGCAAGGCGGACCAAGACCGCCGAGAGCAAGATCGCCCAGGCCGAGGCCCAGGCCGTGGCCGATGTCCGCGCCGCCGCGGCCAACGCCGCGGTGACCGCCGCCTCGACCATCCTGTCGCAGTCGGTCAAGGGCTCGGTTGCCGACGACCTCGTCGGCAAGGGCATCGCCGAAGTCCGTTCCAAGCTGAACTGA